The Amycolatopsis japonica nucleotide sequence ACCCGGCCTCCGCCGACGCTATCCGCGCGAGTGAGACGCGGCTCGTCAAGCTCGCCGAGCGCAAACAGCGCATCTTCGGCTCCGCGTGGGAACAGGCGATGCGGATCGCCTTGCTGCTCATGGACGGGAAGCTCGATCGCGAGGCACACCGCATGGAAACCCTCTGGCGGGACCCGGCAACGCCGACGTTCGCAGCGAAGGCCGACGCGGTCGTGAAGCTGGCCACCGCATCCACTCCTGACGGCCGCCCGGTGATCCCGGTCGAGCGCGCACGAATCGATCTGAACTACACGGTCGAGGAGCGTGAGGAGATGGAGAAGTGGGACAAGCAGAGCGCCACAAGCCAGCTCGCCGAACTGGTGCGCCCGAAGTTCCAGGAGCCGGGGCAGCCCGACCCGAACCAGAAGCCGGAGGCTGACGCCGCATGAACGCCCAGGAGTACGCCGACCGGCAGGCCGGGATCACCCGCGCCCTGATCGCGCTCGTACTCCAGCTCGTCGGCATATTCCGCGCCCCCAAGCTCTCCCGACGGGACTGGGGGAACCTGCTCGCCGCGCTGTACCCGCACGTCGATGACGCGCGGAGACAGGCGGCCGAGCTGGGCCGGGAGTTCTTCGACTCCCAGCGGGAGCAGCACCTCCCGGACCTTCCCCGCCACAACACGCTCCTCCCCGCGTACCACCCGGAGTGGTTCGCAGAGGCGATGGAGCCCGCGCGGTTGGCACTCAGCAGGCCAGGAGCCCCCGAGGAAGCCGCCGCGCAGGTAGCGCTACGCGCTGCTAAGGAGGTCGAGAACGGCGGCCGGCGGGCAATCCTCCGCGCGGTCGACGCCGACCCCGTGGTGCGGGGCTGGGCTCGTGTGGCCACCGGCCGTGAGACCTGCGGCTGGTGCATGATGCTCGTCTCCCGGGGCCCGGTCTACACCTCCGCCGACGCGGCGGGCCTGGACCTGAACGACACGTCTGCCGCCGAGCTGTGGCAGAAGGCGGAGTCCGGCGACCTCGAATCCCGCGATGTAATCGACGAGCTGATGACCCGCTGGCATCCGGGCTGCGACTGCAAGGTGGTTCCGGTTTTCAAGATCAGCGACTGGCCGGGCCGAGACGCGTGGAAGCGCGCTGAAGACGCCTGGAAGAAGTACACGAAGGGCTACGGCGGGCTAGACGCGCTGAACGCCTTCCGCCGCGCGGTGGAGAGCGGCGAGCTAGACGTCCGCGACTTCTCGATCGCGGCCTGACACAAGCAACTCCCCAAGCGCCCCTGGTGGGCGCTTTTTTCATGCCCAGGAGGCAAAACCATGACCGAACAGGCCACCACCGACACCACCGAGGGCACGACCGAAGGGACCCAGGAGGTCCACGACGTCAACACGCTCCCGGAGTGGGCCCGCGACAAGCTGACCAAGGCGAACACCGAGGCAGCCAAGTACCGCACCAGGGCCAAGGAAGCGGCCAGCTCGGTACGCGCAGAGGTAGAAGCCGAGTTCGCCGACAAGCTCGCCGAGGCCACCAAGGCACAGGACGCCCTCGTGTCCGAGCGGGAAGCGGCGAAGCTCGAAGGCGTCAAGCTGCGCGCCGCGTTCGGCGCCCTCATCGGCGACCCCGACAAGGCCAAGGAAACCCTGAGCCGAGCGGAGGAATTCGCCGGGCTGATCCAGGGGTCCACTGTGGACGAGATCGGCGAGCACGCTGCGAAACTGGCCGGTCTCTTCGGCACCAGCACCACCCGCGCGCCTGCGGTCGACCGCTCACCGGAAGGCGGCGACACCGCGCTGGCGCTCAACGGTGACCCGCTGCTCCAGAGCCTGAAGTCCGCTCTCGGCATCTGACGCCGCTCTTTCGACGACCCAATTTGTACGACGGACAGTGTCCGTTGTTAAGCAAGGAGCATCCTCCATGGCGATTACCGCCCCCACCAAGACCAGCGACTCCCAGTTTTCCGGCTTCCTGAGCCCGGAGAAGGCCGCGCCGTACTTCGACGAAGCCGCGAAGTCCTCGGTCGTTCAGCGGCTGACCCGCAAGGTCCCGCTGGGCATCAACGGCCAGAACATCCCCGTCGTCACCGGCAAGATGAGCGCGGGTTGGGTCTCGGAAGGCGGCCAGAAGCCCTCCAGCAACGCGTCCGTCGGCCTGAAGACCATCAAGCCGGAGAAGATCGCGGCCATCGCCGTCGTCTC carries:
- a CDS encoding VG15 protein; its protein translation is MNAQEYADRQAGITRALIALVLQLVGIFRAPKLSRRDWGNLLAALYPHVDDARRQAAELGREFFDSQREQHLPDLPRHNTLLPAYHPEWFAEAMEPARLALSRPGAPEEAAAQVALRAAKEVENGGRRAILRAVDADPVVRGWARVATGRETCGWCMMLVSRGPVYTSADAAGLDLNDTSAAELWQKAESGDLESRDVIDELMTRWHPGCDCKVVPVFKISDWPGRDAWKRAEDAWKKYTKGYGGLDALNAFRRAVESGELDVRDFSIAA